One genomic segment of Tripterygium wilfordii isolate XIE 37 chromosome 9, ASM1340144v1, whole genome shotgun sequence includes these proteins:
- the LOC120005922 gene encoding F-box protein At5g25290-like has protein sequence MRRLAYHAKNSCQLGILRTPYKASTVLRITTLINITSTSASFLQSPNLSFSLIQPDKLLMELSESNWAWLPKDILDGILDGIVSFYDYARFGAVCKHWYSVAKQRRQQLMELWSVQLPLLMFPSAYGSDHQHTLYNVTTSKTYDFKYNLPHYQKRLCGYSHGWFATTDKGLRITLRNPFLNQIITLPPMISAKSSGYYFRRPRRRRDYDKYWIYKLVLSHNPYMYPDKYEVVVLCDECLAVLKPGTKSWVYVYEHYTFSNDIIYYEGMLLLMDNSELVSIIVNESRPRQVETRVLNDGLLPRVDDDDKCVEYLAKSSEGDLLYIRRYISYVDCKTTTFRIYSIRRDSLITNKDKANEQLYWHEVRSLGDDALFLGDRQSFCVKSSNFPDCKPDAIYFVPHFWDTAIHDMGVFNLKDESITPHYDSDRSPRFLWPPSVWMVPTLGSAAHLQLKMNN, from the exons ATGCGGCGCCTTGCCTACCACGCCAAGAATTCTTGTCAATTAGGAATACTGAGGACTCCTTATAAAGCTTCGACTGT ACTTCGAATCACAACCCTTATAAATATTACTTCAACTTCAGCCTCGTTTCTTCAAAGTCCGaacctttctttctctttgatTCAACCAGACAAATTGCTGATGGAGTTGTCAGAATCAAACTGGGCGTGGCTTCCTAAAGATATTCTCGACGGAATCCTAGATGGTATAGTGTCTTTCTATGACTATGCCAGATTCGGTGCGGTTTGCAAACACTGGTACTCTGTTGCAAAGCAACGAAGACAACAGCTTATGGAATTGTGGAGCGTACAACTTCCCCTGTTGATGTTCCCTTCCGCGTATGGTAGCGACCACCAGCACACtctatacaatgtcacaaccaGTAAAACTTACGATTTCAAGTATAACCTGCCTCATTATCAGAAGAGGTTATGTGGATATTCTCATGGATGGTTTGCGACTACTGATAAGGGTTTGCGTATAACTCTTCGAAACCCTTTCTTGAATCAGATTATAACCTTACCCCCAATGATTTCAGCCAAATCATCTGGTTATTATTTTCGGCGACCGCGACGACGACGTGACTATGATAAATATTGGATCTATAAACTGGTATTGTCTCATAACCCTTATATGTATCCTGACAAGTATGAAGTTGTGGTGCTATGTGATGAATGTTTGGCTGTATTGAAACCCGGAACTAAATCTTGGGTTTACGTATATGAACATTACACCTTCTCGAATGATATTATTTATTACGAAGGTATGCTCCTACTAATGGATAATTCTGAGCTCGTGTCCATCATTGTTAATGAAAGTCGACCTCGACAAGTGGAAACAAGGGTACTGAATGATGGACTGCTTCCTcgtgttgatgatgatgacaaatGCGTGGAATACCTTGCAAAATCATCTGAAGGAGATTTGCTGTACATTCGTAGATATATAAGCTACGTTGATTGTAAGACTACGACTTTTAGGATTTACAGCATACGTAGGGATTCACTGATCACCAATAAAGATAAAGCTAATGAGCAGCTATATTGGCATGAGGTTAGGAGTTTGGGTGATGATGCATTGTTTTTGGGAGACAGACAATCGTTTTGTGTTAAGTCATCTAACTTTCCTGACTGCAAACCAGACGCCATATACTTTGTTCCTCATTTTTGGGACACAGCGATTCATGACATGGGTGTTTTCAACTTGAAAGATGAGAGCATTACACCTCATTATGATAGTGATCGATCTCCAAGATTTCTATGGCCTCCTTCTGTTTGGATGGTACCAACACTTGGATCCGCAGCTCACTTACAATTGAAGATGAATAATTAA
- the LOC120005576 gene encoding protein FLOWERING LOCUS D-like isoform X2 has translation MDSSSEVPDQLFSLSSIEIITNTPEPNPIPESTSVPSLTSNPNPNPAQFFPFIVPKKPRRSRPQRGSARTSFHILPPHYLTFDTTTITAASTSNNNFAPPPSSSLLNPNSSVPDFSDEIIVINKDSTGEALIALSAGFPADSLTDEEIEAGVVSVVGGIEQVNYTIIRNHIIAKWRENISSWVSKEMFINSIPKHCTSLLNSAYNYLVSHGYINFGVAPAIKEKIPAEPSKPSIVIIGAGLSGLAAARQLMRLGFKVTVLEGRKRAGGRVYTKRMEGGGGNKVSAAADLGGSVLTGTLGNPLGILARQLGHSLHKVRDKCPLYQMDGKPVDLDMDRKVEIAFNRLLDKASRLRQLMGEVSVDVSLGAALETFRQVYGDAVNTEDMNLFNWHCANLEYANAGLMSKLSLAFWDQDDPYDMGGDHCFLPGGNGRLVQALAENVPILYEKTVHTIRYGSDGVQVIAGNQVFEGDMALCTIPLGVLKSGSVKFIPELPQRKLDGMKRLGYGLLNKVAMLFPYVFWETDLDTFGHLTDDASTRGEFFLFYSYSPVAGGPLVIALVAGEAAHKFESMPPTDALTKVLQILKGIYEPRGINVPEPIQTVCTRWGSDPFCLGSYSNVAVGSSGDDYDIMAENVGDGRLFFAGEATNRRYPATMHGAFLSGLREAANMARYARTRTMRMKVNRNPSKNAHSCASLLADLFREPDLEFGSFSVIFGHKNLDPKSTAILRVTFNEPRKKNLEGSKPNQQHSNKVLFQQLQSHFNQQQQLHVYTLLSKQQALELREVRGGDEMRLNYLCENLGVKLVGRKGLGPTADSLIASIRAERGRRKPASTSMALKSGASKLKTGNLKQKLVRRAKVVSNTNKLVPPPSSNMIIGNALAVEPNLNIVNSNKIVAPLNSEIVNGIASEEIRTTNQAPQGISGSGIYATFPFTSF, from the exons GCAACAACAATTTTGCCcctcctccttcttcctctttgttaAACCCTAATTCCTCTGTGCCGGATTTTAGTGATGAGATCATAGTGATCAACAAGGATTCCACCGGCGAGGCCTTAATTGCACTCTCTGCGGGGTTCCCTGCTGACTCCCTCACTGACGAGGAAATTGAGGCAGGTGTTGTTTCTGTTGTAGGTGGCATCGAGCAGGTCAACTACACTATCATACGCAATCACATTATCGCCAAATGGCGCGAGAACATCTCCAGTTGGGTTAGTAAGGAGATGTTCATCAACAGCATACCAAAGCACTGTACCTCTCTCTTGAATTCAGCTTATAATTATTTGGTTTCCCATGGATATATTAATTTTGGGGTTGCCCCAGCAATTAAGGAGAAAATTCCGGCCGAGCCTAGCAAGCCAAGCATTGTGATCATAGGTGCTGGGCTTTCTGGTTTGGCTGCAGCACGCCAGTTAATGAGACTTGGCTTCAAGGTGACAGTTTTGGAGGGTAGGAAGCGTGCAGGTGGCCGGGTTTACACAAAGAGAATGGAGGGTGGCGGTGGGAACAAGGTAAGTGCTGCTGCGGATTTAGGTGGTAGTGTATTGACAGGTACATTGGGTAACCCACTTGGGATTTTGGCACGGCAGCTGGGGCATTCCCTTCATAAAGTGAGAGATAAGTGTCCGCTTTACCAAATGGATGGGAAGCCAGTTGATTTAGATATGGACAGGAAGGTGGAGATTGCATTCAATCGTTTGTTGGACAAGGCAAGTAGGCTTAGGCAGTTGATGGGAGAGGTTTCTGTTGATGTATCACTTGGGGCAGCATTAGAGACATTTAGGCAGGTTTATGGTGACGCTGTGAATACAGAGGACATGAACTTGTTCAATTGGCATTGTGCAAATTTGGAGTATGCTAATGCTGGGTTAATGTCAAAACTTTCACTTGCCTTTTGGGATCAAGATGATCCATACGATATGGGAGGGGATCACTGTTTCCTTCCTGGAGGGAATGGGAGGCTGGTTCAGGCTCTGGCAGAGAATGTGCCAATCCTGTATGAGAAAACTGTGCATACTATCAGGTATGGCAGTGACGGAGTGCAGGTTATTGCAGGGAATCAGGTTTTTGAGGGTGATATGGCTTTGTGCACCATTCCACTTGGGGTTTTGAAGAGCGGGTCTGTTAAGTTTATTCCTGAGTTGCCTCAGAGAAAGCTTGATGGGATGAAAAGGTTGGGATATGGTTTGTTGAACAAAGTTGCTATGCTTTTTCCTTATGTGTTTTGGGAGACAGATCTTGATACCTTTGGGCATTTGACTGATGATGCAAGTACTCGAGGGGAGTTCTTTTTGTTCTATAGCTATTCGCCGGTTGCTGGTGGACCTCTCGTGATTGCTTTAGTAGCAGGAGAAGCTGCACACAAGTTTGAGAGCATGCCCCCCACGGATGCGTTGACCAAAGTTCTTCAAATTCTCAAGG GTATCTATGAACCACGGGGAATCAATGTCCCAGAGCCAATCCAGACCGTCTGTACTAGATGGGGTAGTGATCCATTTTGCCTTGGCTCTTACTCTAATGTTGCTGTTGGCTCGTCCGGGGATGATTATGATATAATGGCAGAAAATGTGGGAGATGGAAGACTTTTCTTTGCAGGGGAGGCCACTAATAGGCGATACCCTGCAACTATGCATGGAGCATTTCTTAGTGGGCTTCGGGAAGCAGCAAATATGGCTCGCTATGCTAGAACTCGAACAATGAGGATGAAGGTTAATAGGAACCCGTCTAAGAATGCGCATTCTTGTGCTTCCCTTCTTGCAGATTTATTCAGGGAGCCTGATTTAGAATTTGGGAGTTTTTCTGTTATCTTTGGTCACAAGAATTTGGATCCAAAATCGACGGCAATATTAAGGGTGACATTTAATGAGCCTCGAAAGAAGAACCTGGAAGGGTCAAAACCAAATCAGCAGCATTCGAATAAAGTGCTTTTTCAACAGCTCCAGTCACATTTCAATCAGCAACAACAGCTTCATGTTTACACTTTGTTATCAAAACAGCAAGCCCTTGAGCTTAGAGAGGTGAGAGGGGGTGATGAGATGAGGTTGAATTACCTTTGTGAAAATCTAGGAGTGAAGCTGGTGGGAAGAAAAGGTTTGGGGCCTACTGCTGATTCTCTAATTGCTTCCATAAGAGCTGAGAGAGGCCGCCGTAAACCTGCTTCAACTTCAATGGCTCTGAAATCAG GTGCCTCTAAATTGAAAACAGGAAATTTGAAGCAAAAGTTGGTCAG GAGGGCAAAAGTAGTAAGCAACACTAATAAGTTGGTACCTCCTCCCTCTTCAAACATGATAATTGGAAATGCTTTGGCTGTTGAACCCAATTTGAACATTGTAAACAGCAATAAAATAGTAGCCCCTCTTAATTCTGAGATTGTAAATGGTATTGCTTCCGAGGAAATCAGGACCACAAATCAGGCACCTCAGGGCATATCTGGTTCAGGTATATACGCCACCTTTCCTTTTACTTCT TTTTAG
- the LOC120005228 gene encoding vacuolar protein sorting-associated protein 24 homolog 1 isoform X2, with the protein MSRKAVNRLHENKAQLNSISMHLGESVAIARTVGHLSKSAEVMKLVNNVMKAPQMAATMQEFSKEMIKAGVIEEFVNDAVDTALDSEDIEEEIEEEVDKVLTEIAGETAAELPEAVRKEKVKVPAQRASTSHEEEAIAEGVDDEEELEEIRARLAKVRS; encoded by the exons ATGTCGAGAAAAGCTGTAAACCGTCTTCATGAAAATAAAGCCCAGTTAAATTCAATATCAATGCATCTTGGGGAAAGTGTTG CAATTGCTAGGACAGTGGGTCATTTGTCTAAGAGTGCTGAAGTCATGAAACTTGTCAATAATGTCATGAAAGCTCCACAAATGGCTGCCACAATGCAGGAATTCAGCAAAGAAATGATCAAg GCTGGGGTTATTGAAGAATTTGTAAATGATGCTGTTGACACAGCTTTAGATTCAGAAGATATCGAAGAGGAAATTGAGGAAGAAGTTGATAAAGTCCTAACAGAAATAGCTGGTGAGACAGCCGCTGAGCTTCCAGAAGCTGTCAGGAAGGAGAAGGTGAAAGTACCTGCCCAGAGAGCAAGCACTTCACATGAA GAAGAAGCTATAGCAGAGGGTGTGGATGATGAGGAAGAATTAGAAGAAATAAGGGCACGACTTGCAAAAGTGAGATCGTAG
- the LOC120005174 gene encoding U11/U12 small nuclear ribonucleoprotein 31 kDa protein, with translation MVRRRSKKQSNSDSDEDETFYYRYASTSAPQQSSTSSSSKRGGSGGLAPSKSTLYVSNLDYSLTNSDLHTLFSTFGKIARVTVLKDRLSRQSRGVAFVQYVSRTDAVSAVSQMQNKILNGRTITASIAEDNGRAPEFIKKRVYKDKSRCYECGEHGHLSYECPKNQLGPRERPVPPKRRGGVQVRREGEEEGSDGGEGFEDDNWASVVDNGAEERLLRGGEDGAEDRKRMKKASYFSDESDEED, from the coding sequence ATGGTTCGAAGGCGTAGCAAGAAACAGAGCAACAGCGACAGCGATGAAGACGAGACCTTCTACTACCGTTACGCCTCCACTTCAGCTCCACAACAATCGTCCACCTCCTCTTCGTCGAAGAGAGGCGGTTCCGGAGGCTTAGCCCCGTCGAAATCAACTCTCTACGTCTCAAACCTCGACTATTCCCTCACCAACTCCGACCTCCACACTCTCTTCTCTACTTTCGGCAAGATCGCTCGCGTCACCGTCCTCAAGGACCGCCTATCCCGCCAATCCCGTGGTGTCGCCTTCGTCCAGTACGTTTCCCGTACCGACGCCGTCTCCGCCGTCTCCCAAATGCAAAACAAGATCCTCAACGGTCGCACCATCACGGCCTCCATAGCTGAAGACAATGGCCGCGCTCCCGAGTTCATTAAGAAGAGAGTCTACAAGGATAAATCGAGGTGTTACGAGTGTGGAGAGCATGGACATTTGTCCTATGAGTGCCCTAAGAATCAGCTGGGGCCCAGGGAGCGGCCGGTGCCGCCGAAGAGGAGGGGTGGAGTCCAGGTGAGGAGGGAAGGGGAAGAGGAGGGATCCGACGGGGGAGAGGGATTTGAGGATGATAATTGGGCGTCTGTTGTGGATAATGGGGCGGAGGAGAGGTTGTTGAGAGGAGGGGAAGATGGGGCTGAGGATAGGAAGAGAATGAAGAAGGCCAGTTATTTTAGCGATGAGAGCGATGAGGAGGACTGA
- the LOC120006627 gene encoding uncharacterized protein LOC120006627 — MHGFSTVDGFVELNECLAEMIKYIANEPSVGLYYVQQHTQNAVPNVINLKNHVVEKSRETTLHTEDLEDSIAMVGSMKECGFPIADEMIRDIGKSLAIMSKKQPRRGLIHNPSSGFHVGRSSSWGPSMWGRTAVSSRQNDQTKDSYFSTVFKSAKQKANHFKWPQLDPKELVQTKGDKLLQKHSKSVSVTTASSGLSEPDVEADELPVSSQAPNELDEEGEEEEDEKEGIEKISLPLDTILPSLPENYDEFKANKEAELEEWLEGTGGSLNGGLRSGEDEGHP; from the coding sequence ATGCATGGATTCTCCACTGTTGATGGCTTTGTGGAGTTAAATGAATGCTTGGCAGAGATGATTAAATACATCGCAAATGAACCCTCAGTGGGGCTGTACTATGTACAGCAGCACACACAAAACGCTGTACCTAATGTCATTAATCTCAAGAATCATGTGGTGGAAAAATCTCGAGAAACAACATTGCATACTGAAGACTTGGAAGATTCCATAGCCATGGTGGGCTCAATGAAGGAGTGTGGTTTCCCCATTGCTGACGAGATGATTAGAGACATTGGGAAATCTTTAGCAATCATGTCAAAGAAGCAACCTAGAAGAGGACTAATCCATAATCCGTCTTCTGGTTTTCATGTGGGAAGAAGCAGTTCCTGGGGTCCCTCAATGTGGGGCCGTACTGCAGTTTCTTCCCGGCAGAATGACCAAACAAAAGACAGTTATTTTTCAACGGTGTTCAAGTCAGCAAAACAAAAGGCCAACCATTTCAAGTGGCCTCAACTTGATCCCAAAGAACTTGTCCAAACCAAAGGCGATAAGCTACTACAAAAGCATAGTAAATCAGTATCAGTCACAACTGCCAGCAGTGGTTTATCTGAGCCAGATGTGGAAGCTGATGAGCTGCCTGTGTCAAGTCAGGCTCCAAACGAGCTAGATGAAGAGggcgaggaagaagaagatgagaaagAAGGGATTGAGAAAATAAGCTTGCCACTTGATACTATTCTGCCATCTCTGCCGGAAAATTATGATGAGTTCAAGGCTAACAAAGAAGCAGAACTAGAGGAGTGGTTAGAAGGGACTGGTGGCAGCTTAAATGGTGGCCTGAGATCAGGTGAGGATGAGGGGCATCCTTGA
- the LOC120005576 gene encoding protein FLOWERING LOCUS D-like isoform X1, whose protein sequence is MDSSSEVPDQLFSLSSIEIITNTPEPNPIPESTSVPSLTSNPNPNPAQFFPFIVPKKPRRSRPQRGSARTSFHILPPHYLTFDTTTITAASTSNNNFAPPPSSSLLNPNSSVPDFSDEIIVINKDSTGEALIALSAGFPADSLTDEEIEAGVVSVVGGIEQVNYTIIRNHIIAKWRENISSWVSKEMFINSIPKHCTSLLNSAYNYLVSHGYINFGVAPAIKEKIPAEPSKPSIVIIGAGLSGLAAARQLMRLGFKVTVLEGRKRAGGRVYTKRMEGGGGNKVSAAADLGGSVLTGTLGNPLGILARQLGHSLHKVRDKCPLYQMDGKPVDLDMDRKVEIAFNRLLDKASRLRQLMGEVSVDVSLGAALETFRQVYGDAVNTEDMNLFNWHCANLEYANAGLMSKLSLAFWDQDDPYDMGGDHCFLPGGNGRLVQALAENVPILYEKTVHTIRYGSDGVQVIAGNQVFEGDMALCTIPLGVLKSGSVKFIPELPQRKLDGMKRLGYGLLNKVAMLFPYVFWETDLDTFGHLTDDASTRGEFFLFYSYSPVAGGPLVIALVAGEAAHKFESMPPTDALTKVLQILKGIYEPRGINVPEPIQTVCTRWGSDPFCLGSYSNVAVGSSGDDYDIMAENVGDGRLFFAGEATNRRYPATMHGAFLSGLREAANMARYARTRTMRMKVNRNPSKNAHSCASLLADLFREPDLEFGSFSVIFGHKNLDPKSTAILRVTFNEPRKKNLEGSKPNQQHSNKVLFQQLQSHFNQQQQLHVYTLLSKQQALELREVRGGDEMRLNYLCENLGVKLVGRKGLGPTADSLIASIRAERGRRKPASTSMALKSGASKLKTGNLKQKLVRRAKVVSNTNKLVPPPSSNMIIGNALAVEPNLNIVNSNKIVAPLNSEIVNGIASEEIRTTNQAPQGISGSVLGQNQYDGMKQ, encoded by the exons GCAACAACAATTTTGCCcctcctccttcttcctctttgttaAACCCTAATTCCTCTGTGCCGGATTTTAGTGATGAGATCATAGTGATCAACAAGGATTCCACCGGCGAGGCCTTAATTGCACTCTCTGCGGGGTTCCCTGCTGACTCCCTCACTGACGAGGAAATTGAGGCAGGTGTTGTTTCTGTTGTAGGTGGCATCGAGCAGGTCAACTACACTATCATACGCAATCACATTATCGCCAAATGGCGCGAGAACATCTCCAGTTGGGTTAGTAAGGAGATGTTCATCAACAGCATACCAAAGCACTGTACCTCTCTCTTGAATTCAGCTTATAATTATTTGGTTTCCCATGGATATATTAATTTTGGGGTTGCCCCAGCAATTAAGGAGAAAATTCCGGCCGAGCCTAGCAAGCCAAGCATTGTGATCATAGGTGCTGGGCTTTCTGGTTTGGCTGCAGCACGCCAGTTAATGAGACTTGGCTTCAAGGTGACAGTTTTGGAGGGTAGGAAGCGTGCAGGTGGCCGGGTTTACACAAAGAGAATGGAGGGTGGCGGTGGGAACAAGGTAAGTGCTGCTGCGGATTTAGGTGGTAGTGTATTGACAGGTACATTGGGTAACCCACTTGGGATTTTGGCACGGCAGCTGGGGCATTCCCTTCATAAAGTGAGAGATAAGTGTCCGCTTTACCAAATGGATGGGAAGCCAGTTGATTTAGATATGGACAGGAAGGTGGAGATTGCATTCAATCGTTTGTTGGACAAGGCAAGTAGGCTTAGGCAGTTGATGGGAGAGGTTTCTGTTGATGTATCACTTGGGGCAGCATTAGAGACATTTAGGCAGGTTTATGGTGACGCTGTGAATACAGAGGACATGAACTTGTTCAATTGGCATTGTGCAAATTTGGAGTATGCTAATGCTGGGTTAATGTCAAAACTTTCACTTGCCTTTTGGGATCAAGATGATCCATACGATATGGGAGGGGATCACTGTTTCCTTCCTGGAGGGAATGGGAGGCTGGTTCAGGCTCTGGCAGAGAATGTGCCAATCCTGTATGAGAAAACTGTGCATACTATCAGGTATGGCAGTGACGGAGTGCAGGTTATTGCAGGGAATCAGGTTTTTGAGGGTGATATGGCTTTGTGCACCATTCCACTTGGGGTTTTGAAGAGCGGGTCTGTTAAGTTTATTCCTGAGTTGCCTCAGAGAAAGCTTGATGGGATGAAAAGGTTGGGATATGGTTTGTTGAACAAAGTTGCTATGCTTTTTCCTTATGTGTTTTGGGAGACAGATCTTGATACCTTTGGGCATTTGACTGATGATGCAAGTACTCGAGGGGAGTTCTTTTTGTTCTATAGCTATTCGCCGGTTGCTGGTGGACCTCTCGTGATTGCTTTAGTAGCAGGAGAAGCTGCACACAAGTTTGAGAGCATGCCCCCCACGGATGCGTTGACCAAAGTTCTTCAAATTCTCAAGG GTATCTATGAACCACGGGGAATCAATGTCCCAGAGCCAATCCAGACCGTCTGTACTAGATGGGGTAGTGATCCATTTTGCCTTGGCTCTTACTCTAATGTTGCTGTTGGCTCGTCCGGGGATGATTATGATATAATGGCAGAAAATGTGGGAGATGGAAGACTTTTCTTTGCAGGGGAGGCCACTAATAGGCGATACCCTGCAACTATGCATGGAGCATTTCTTAGTGGGCTTCGGGAAGCAGCAAATATGGCTCGCTATGCTAGAACTCGAACAATGAGGATGAAGGTTAATAGGAACCCGTCTAAGAATGCGCATTCTTGTGCTTCCCTTCTTGCAGATTTATTCAGGGAGCCTGATTTAGAATTTGGGAGTTTTTCTGTTATCTTTGGTCACAAGAATTTGGATCCAAAATCGACGGCAATATTAAGGGTGACATTTAATGAGCCTCGAAAGAAGAACCTGGAAGGGTCAAAACCAAATCAGCAGCATTCGAATAAAGTGCTTTTTCAACAGCTCCAGTCACATTTCAATCAGCAACAACAGCTTCATGTTTACACTTTGTTATCAAAACAGCAAGCCCTTGAGCTTAGAGAGGTGAGAGGGGGTGATGAGATGAGGTTGAATTACCTTTGTGAAAATCTAGGAGTGAAGCTGGTGGGAAGAAAAGGTTTGGGGCCTACTGCTGATTCTCTAATTGCTTCCATAAGAGCTGAGAGAGGCCGCCGTAAACCTGCTTCAACTTCAATGGCTCTGAAATCAG GTGCCTCTAAATTGAAAACAGGAAATTTGAAGCAAAAGTTGGTCAG GAGGGCAAAAGTAGTAAGCAACACTAATAAGTTGGTACCTCCTCCCTCTTCAAACATGATAATTGGAAATGCTTTGGCTGTTGAACCCAATTTGAACATTGTAAACAGCAATAAAATAGTAGCCCCTCTTAATTCTGAGATTGTAAATGGTATTGCTTCCGAGGAAATCAGGACCACAAATCAGGCACCTCAGGGCATATCTGGTTCAG TTTTAGGGCAAAATCAATATGATGGGATGAAGCAATGA
- the LOC120005228 gene encoding vacuolar protein sorting-associated protein 24 homolog 1 isoform X1 has protein sequence MDKFKSMLKPKPNPQQQLRDWQRRLRQECRNIERQIRDVQREEKNVHKAIREAAKRNDVGSAKALAKEIVMSRKAVNRLHENKAQLNSISMHLGESVAIARTVGHLSKSAEVMKLVNNVMKAPQMAATMQEFSKEMIKAGVIEEFVNDAVDTALDSEDIEEEIEEEVDKVLTEIAGETAAELPEAVRKEKVKVPAQRASTSHEEEAIAEGVDDEEELEEIRARLAKVRS, from the exons ATGGACAAATTCAAAAGCATGTTAAAGCCGAAACCGAACCCGCAACAGCAATTGAGAGATTGGCAGAGACGGCTACGCCAAGAGTGCCGCAACATCGAGCGCCAAATCAGAG ATGTtcagagagaggagaagaatgtGCATAAAGCAATCAGAGAAGCTGCCAAGAGAAATGATGTGGGATCAGCAAAG GCTCTTGCGAAGGAAATTGTTATGTCGAGAAAAGCTGTAAACCGTCTTCATGAAAATAAAGCCCAGTTAAATTCAATATCAATGCATCTTGGGGAAAGTGTTG CAATTGCTAGGACAGTGGGTCATTTGTCTAAGAGTGCTGAAGTCATGAAACTTGTCAATAATGTCATGAAAGCTCCACAAATGGCTGCCACAATGCAGGAATTCAGCAAAGAAATGATCAAg GCTGGGGTTATTGAAGAATTTGTAAATGATGCTGTTGACACAGCTTTAGATTCAGAAGATATCGAAGAGGAAATTGAGGAAGAAGTTGATAAAGTCCTAACAGAAATAGCTGGTGAGACAGCCGCTGAGCTTCCAGAAGCTGTCAGGAAGGAGAAGGTGAAAGTACCTGCCCAGAGAGCAAGCACTTCACATGAA GAAGAAGCTATAGCAGAGGGTGTGGATGATGAGGAAGAATTAGAAGAAATAAGGGCACGACTTGCAAAAGTGAGATCGTAG